taaaaaggttaacacattgatcaggcctgatggaccagatcaggcttgatggaacaaagaaggccaaaaaatcctgaatattaattaatttcataattaattaataaggaaaaaatcagctattgaaaagagtcccattgaggacataaatccttgcatattagcctctaagggacctagaaggataaggaatcagtttcctactatttaggactccatagtccattctaattcagagacttggctaccaagtctcctataccaagtccaattcaaggaccaccaacatctatataaggggcctcaacccacaaatcagaactacatattttggcttgattctctaattcacagagatatgtaggcatctcgtaaaggcagagttaagctacgaaatacgagagcagccattaaaggccttgagctcccgaaccttagcaataaatacagcgaatagtaaccttagttttttatccataacagttgATAAAATAATTCTTGCTATTAAAACTAAATGGCCAAGTAATTGTACTAAACACATTGTCATTCAACAAGATAATGCCAAACCACACATAAACCACAATGACATGGACTTtatcaatgttgtccaatacgTTGGATTTCACATTAGTTTGGCTAATTAACCACCTAATAGTCCTGCCCTTAACATCAATGACTTGGGGTATTTTAATATCATTCAAGGTTTACGACATGAGAAAGCCCCTGAAATAATTTGTTAACTTGTAGATGCAGTGACTAAAGTTTACGAAGAAGTCACTCACATAACATTAAATTAAGTATGGTTGTCCCTAATGAATTGTATGAACGAGATACTACAACAAGATGGGAACAACAACTACAAGCTGCCACATATGGGGAAAAGAAGGCTTGAAAGATTAGGTCAACTGCCAACTCAAATCACAGCCTCTCTTCATCTAGTTCAACAAGCACTACATGGAACAAAAAATGCGGAAACAATGAACTGAAAAGAACTTGAAGGAAGAACCGACAATATTTTTTTATGCACCAGAGAAGTATTTTTGTATGCATCGAACAAGTATTTTAATATGTATGCAAGTTTCAGTTTTACCTATGTGTATGCATTTAAATTTTGGTACTTGATTTAAAAAACACAACTGAGAAAATCAATCATGGAAAAGGGAAATTTTTTATCAAAATGATATACCCTTTAATCCTGGAGAAGAGAAAAATAACATACATGCATTTAACGAAATGCTTGAGCGATAAAAATTTGAAGGAGGCCAGTTGGATCTTTGAATTCCAATTTTTTTGCTTTCAACGCTGCTTTCTTACACATTTTGGATCGAAAAGTACTTGATTCCCGCGTGTTTTCCCTCTTTAAATACGACTTTTGAGGGGTTTTTTCGACAATTTTTGAATTACCACCATAATCTTCGGAAGTAATCAGATCTAGTGGATGAGCCAGACAGTGCATACTATTTGTTGAATTAATATTTGATTTCGGGGAGGAAGGATAGACACGATTTAAAATTTTGTAATTGGTTTTCATTAATGACTCGATTTGTGTTAATTGAAGAAGAAAAGCGTAAATTTAGGGTTAGAAAATAACAGGGGTGAAAGCGAGAAGTTGGGATGAGTTGAAAAGTTATAGAAATGCATTATGTAAAAATAAAGAGAGAAACAAAGTAGAAAAGAGAGAGATTAATAAGGTACCTGGTTTTGGATTAATTAGTCTAATACATtgtttttttttgacaaatatggctTATAGCCTTACATATAAGTATCTGTTCTCAGAAATCTCGGGGTGAGCGAGGATCGAACCCAGTATCTGGGAAAACAGAGGATAAACTCTTAACCACTTGAGTTATCCAACCGTGTTCAGTCTAATACATTGTTAGTGAAGTTATAATCATACAAGTTATAATCATACGACATTAAATGTAATGTGAAAAGTAGGTGagttttatattattaaaaaaattctattttaggaaatgtaaacaattggagGGACGTCTAAAAATAGAAAATGTAAAGATTTAAGGGGGCGGAAGGagtatattttaaaaataatatgttattattttttttaattttctatgaATAGAATGTAAATTTTTATATGTTAAAAAATGATGTGTAATTTTGCTACTGTTGTAGACATGTTCGACAAATATAGTCAATATAGAAGGGTTTGACTAAAATTTTAGTTAGAAAGAATGCACTATTAGAATTGAATTTTCATTACATAATACCTATGATATATATTTATAGAATCTTCTATATATTTTTAACTAATGGGTTTAATCCATTGGAGATAGAACAATTCTAAAGCTATCAAAATTGGTAACGATTTGTCCTTATTTGATTCGCTGTAACTTAATTATTGATAGTGGACCCTGCATTCACATAAATTTCCTAAATCACTTAATTATTGATAGTGGACCCTGCATTCACATAAATTTCCTAAATCGCATTCTCCCTAATTATCAAGTCACCAATATTGAGTCAAATTTTGAGACACAATTTAATACTTCGAGCACTATTCTCGGTGATACTCTTATTATTTCAAAATGCTATCGAACAGTAAAATTCACAGGTTTCTGCTACACTGCCCCTGTTATCAATTTCACTGCTTTTTATATGATGAACTGATATATAGTAAAAAAAATGACTAATTCCATGATAGCTTAATGTTAAGGGTAATAAAAGGTCACTACGGGAATATCATTTCCACGATCCAGgattttatattaaaattctGACAGTCTCAACTAGAAGTCTAGAAATGTAACACCTCAAAAACTCGCGAGTGCTTCTTACAACGACTCACCAGAAGGCGGCAATTGTATTTTTGCCTTCTATCCTACTTGCTTGAGGAGCTCTATTCCATTGTAATCTAGCTATAGCAACTTAAAGAAAATAACAAAGACATGCAAGTTTAACTAAATCCACCCAAGTTAACAATTAAGTTCAATGTGATATATTGTGCTAAGCAAACAACTTTACGTGAATCAAAAGGAAAGAGGCTAAATCTACCATTTACACTCCAATTAATTCTTAAAATTTTGCCTGAATTATAACTTATACCGATCCCTGATCCTGCAATATCTAGAATAACTAAAACTTGTGCCAAAGTCCAAACCATGTCAACCATTTTTGGGCTACGGAAATGACCAAAGCAATACAAGGGAAAACTTCGAGTGTACTTGTAAATAAAGAGAAACAAACTTATAACAAGACGGTAATTTATGTGCAAAAAGATTCAGAACAAGAAGACGTGAAGTGTAAATTGCAAGTGAACCCTGCTAATGTGCTACATTCTTTAGAATTAGTTAGAGAGAAATAAAGAATGCAACAGCGTTTTGGGCTATATCAAACTCTGACTCATGTACTGCATATTTTGGCAACACACTTTCATGCTTTTCAAATCTTAGACTTTTGGGTCTGAGGAAATTAAATGAAGTTCAGATATGGAATTGACACAAGTTCTCGTTCACTTGCAAAAGGATTTACAATCTGAAAGCTGGCAATACTAATACTCATAACTCAGGGTTATGCAAGACCTTTAGGCCTCATTCACAAAACACAAATCCCTAAATATCTATATACAAGTTATCACATTAGACAACACACCTCAGTACTCAGATTACACATGACAAGCTGAATGCTCTGCATAGAttcaagctctttctctctcTTCACACAAAGGAGTTACAAGAGAAAGATGGTTCTTGAAAGAATCCAAGTGCAAAGGAACCACACCTTTGAGGCCCTTCATATTTGCTTTTGCTCCATGTCCAATCAAAGCCAAAGCCACTGCCACATGTCCAGCCTCAACTGCACGATGAAGCGGTGTGTAGCCCGAATTGTCAATCACATCAACATTAGCTCCGTGATCAAGCAAAACCTTGACGCTCTCTGTTTGACCCTTGAATGCAGCTCTATGCAAAGGGGTCCAACCATTCTGATCTTTTCCATTGACTTTAGCCCCTTCTCCCAAACATCTCTTGATCTCATGAATGTCACCTATTCTTGCAGCTCTCTGCAGTGCATCCCCTAAGTATAACATATCGTGTAACTCCGAATGACCCTTTTCGACTGCTAGAGCAAATGCAGTTTGTTTCTCTTTAGTTAATGCATACTTCACATAAACCGAACAAGTCAACAAAAATTCAGCTGCCTCTACATGTCCAGCAATTGAAGCACAATGAAGCGGTGTCCAACCGTGGTGATCTGCGGTATCAGGATTACTTCCAAGTGATACAAGAAATTGAAGAACTTCCACATGTCCGTAAATCGCAGCAACATGAAGAGCCGTTCTACCGTGTAAATCAACTAAATTCACATCAATATCTAAATAACCTAAGCACAAAGTTTCCATTAAATCCACTCGATCCATTGCTGCTGCTTCGTGCAATAAACGATCTACTAAATTATTAACAATATAACCAGAATCAATCAGTAAATCAAGCATATCATTTTTTCCAGATTGAACAGCTAATGACATCAAAGACCGTTTAGTCAAATCACATTTATTTACATCAGCTCCAGCTTCAATCAACGTAGAAGCGAAATAACAATTTCCACACTTAACAGCTGATCTCAATAACAAACAAAGTTGAGATTCATCACAAGCTTTAATCGCTTTTGACAGGACATAAGCATTATCTATTTTTGTTGAAGGACTAAGTAGGAATTCAACGACTTGAAGACCGACAAAGGTGATGGGAACCACGGCATCCTTAAATATTTTAAGACCAGGTTTCGAAAACAACTGCTGAATTGCCTCCTGATTGGCTTTTCCGGTTGAAAGAATGGTTGATTTGACTATGAGACTGTCAAGAGGAGTGGACAGAGGAGGGTAATCCAATGGCTGAGACAAACAAAGAGTGAAAGACGAGGTAGAGAGAGGCGGGAGAACAGAGACAGGATTTGTTAACGATAAAACAGACGGATTTGTTGTCGTAAGAGAGACAGCCACAGCCATGGTGTGCATGAGATTTGTTAGCTTAAAGGTGGTAGAACAAATTTCATTTCTGTTGAAGATTATATTTACTTCCTTTATGTCTAGCTTCACAAGTCTGTCCATGGAGTTTGCTTAAGTGATTTCAGAGAATTAGATGATCTTTAGGAGAAGAAATGTAAGATGAAGATGCACTAAGATGGTGACATACTAATTAACATGTTGATTAAGTCTCAATGTTGGGTACTTTTTTAGTAATTGTTTATGTTGATGTACAATTATTAATGAAAGTTGCACTTTTGTATGTATTGATAGTTTTGACTTGGTTAATGCTAAAGGAAAGAGCATAAGCATTGAAATTGCAAGGAAAAACACAGCGTGGAGTATAGTTCAACTTGTTTACCAGAACAAGAGACCATTTTTTAGGTATGACCAAGCTGTTTTTTACAAAATCAACACAACTTAAACCTATTTTTGTCCAACAGAGACACAGTATGACTAACAGTTCAATACTTCAATCTGTCTTCAATGATATAAAAGAAAGTGACAAGTTTTCACATTATCTCAGCCGGAATTCCTTAACTATGATTCAACATTTACGAAAAGTTTTTGATTACTGCATCATTGCTTTAATAAAATGTTCAAAAGTTCAAACAAGTTCTGAAACCTAATGCACCAGAAGTACATAGACACTTGGCCAAGATTCTGGTTTTGGAAGCCTTGAATTGAGATTGTATTTTCGAAGTTTAAAAAAGTTTTGAGACCTGTCTGTATATATAAAACAAAAATGTTAAGTACACTTAACTATAGCTCCAAACACAATCTCTAGCAAGTAACTGAGTTATAGAGAGCAAACAACAACAAAAGACTAAGAAACAACAACAAAGCTAATTGTACGATTTCTAAAAACTAACGCGGTATCAAGAGTAAAACAGCCAAAATTACAGGGACCAGTACAAAACTAGGTGTACATTACCTAACTATGACCACTTAAATATGATTAAGTTCGTGATAATGACATGTAAATACATAACTTTACTGAAGGAATGATAACAAATAAATGATTTAGTATTCAAGTGAAACAAAAACATGAATATGAATATTACAAGGagctaatattttaaaatatcaaCTAACAAGACCATTCAGCTACTTTCAACTACTTCTGTTGAATAAAAGCATCCTTAGCCATGAAGGGCTCGTTTGATTGACCTTATAAATAATTCATAAGATGAAAAATGTATGTCATGTTAACACATATAATGTTATAATAATAGGATAATTtcattattataataattattttgtTAGAATAAATTTCTTTGTTATTATGTAATTGTTAGGCTACCATTTTTTTATTGTAAATGTCAAGAAGTTGTCGGTGCGATTGCAAAGTTGTATGAACACTGTACGTGATACTCAACATGATAGATAAATAATACTCCGTTTATACAGAAATcaggaagaaatgaagacaagataaaatataaagaatcaAAACATTAGAAGAAAGTTTGAAGTCTGATTATAAATCATTAAAAGAAATTTATTAACATGTTCATACCTCAATAAAGAATAAGGTTTGAAGATTTTCAGGATTTCAGAAGTATTGAAAATTCAGTTTAAAAGTGCCACCAGAAGATTTTAAtgtattagcattgattgaagatacACACTGTTCGAAGCATTTGAATCTGAAAAATTGAAAACATGGTATAGACAAATgttaaagaagacaactgcaGTTTTGAAGTTATATTCACTGAAAaaagttcatttatatgttcaaggATCAGCGAAGAACAGCAGATGAAGTATTTAAGATTATAGTAGCAATGAATACGTTGTCTGAGCACCAGAaaagattccagtgaaagtacaataTTTTTGATAATCAGTGTTTGAAGCAATGAATTATTGCAAACTTAACAATGCAATAAATGTTAAATACGAAAACCTGAATCGAAGTTAGTATATACCGCATAGGACAGTGTCTGGGGAGGGTATATTTCAGGCAATCTTACCCTCATTTTAAAAAATGAAGAGGTTGTTTTCTCAAAAGACTCCTGACTTGTGTGTGCACAAATATGTATGTTATAACAGTACAAAATGATATACAATTATAGATAAAAGTACGTAAAAGTAAGTGGCACAATACCTTAACTCATGATTTTCTTAACATGGGACTTACTTATGCCATAAATCTTCACTCATTAGATCATTTAAACCTTTTCTCACAGATTTGAAGGTCAATAGTAACTGTCGTAACACTACAAGAAACAGGTCAAAAGACATTGGTTATAAACCGttgttaaattttttcaaaagcgatgtctttgcatgtgtagagaaaggtacagagttttagacatcggttttagACCGATGTCTAAGATACCGGTAGACAACGGTTGTAGATAAATATATGATGTCTTTTCTTATTATCTTTTATTTTAACTCATGATCACCAATTCAATATAGTAATATATTGTAAGTTATATCACTTTAAGCATGTGACACACAAGGAAAAAAAATATAAAGACAATATTTCTTAAAATTAAACGTTGTAAATAGGCACCTTTGACATCATCTTTTTCTGCGAGTGATGTTAATAACTGTTTTAAACATCGGTTTTGTATGCATGCTCAATTTATATCGTTGTTATATAAGTAAGATCACATCAGTTATCTTATATTTACCCAATGTTAAACGTTCACATGACATCAGGTATTTTCTTAAAAACTGATGTATATGTAGAATTTAAACATGCCATTTTATTAATTAACCGTTTTCTTTTATCATTACCAACATCAGTTTTTGTTTGTAAATTCTAAATACGTTGTTAGGTAATTGGTATATGAATCCCTGAGTTTGTATAAAAACAAACCAAAACAATAGCAATAATATCAAAAGGAAATATTTTAACATCCAATAGTACTAGTACGTACTACTTACATCCAAACATGTACAAGTTAAAGTAAGTACTTGTACTTTCTAAAAAATGCATTTGCAAGCAGTTAAATATGCGAACACTTTGTAGCCCTGGGAACAAGGCCCGCAACATGCCCCATTTGGATACATAGGCATAGGTGGATAACCTTGAACAGGTTCAGGAGCCTGTGGGACATTGGCTTCTTCAGTTGGTAGTTTGGGCTTTTCTGCTTCTTTGGGCTTCTCAGGGGCTTTAGGTTTCTCTGCCTCTTTAAGTTTCTCAGCTTCCTTAGGCTTTTCGGGAGCATCATCTACAATCTGAATACTTTTAATAACCTTTCCACCTTTGTAGCAAATCTTGTCACGGATCTTCTCAGGGTTGCAACACAAGACCTTGATGGTGACTTTGCTATTTTTTATATCATACACCTGGTCTCCAATTTCTGTTTCCATAAAACCAATCAACACCATATATATTCAAATATCTCACCATAAATTCACGTAAATAAAACAACTAGAATGACAATTGTTTAAAATCTTTTATAGGCCTAGTTAAGAAACAGGAAAACAGAGTAATACAGAGTAATAGAAAGGTGGGACTCGCGAGGGAATTTGCAGAAGACTTTTTTGAGCTTTTTGTAGCAGCTAGAACACTCCAGGTTACTTGTGTTTAACACCGTTGTCACCACCTGCTACACGTTCCCTAGAAGATattcataaaaataaaattatcttgttcaacaaattaaaatataatgATCCATAAAAGAACAAAACAAAACAATGAACCTATACTTAATGGCATGCATTCTTTTGATACTGATACCATTATCACAACTATCAATATATAAAATCTGTACATCCATTGCAATCTAGTGTTGTAGCCTAGTATCCCTCTCTCTTGGTAACCAGACTTCGGGGATTCCAAACTCAACATATGTGCGTGAGTACTTAAATATCTTGCAAACTAACCTTACCGCAAGACTGATATTTAACAAGTATATAACATATGTGCGTGAGTACTTAAATATTTTGCTAACTAACCTTGCCCATCTCCATAATTTTGACTGATTTGTTATGTCTTAAATAATCCATGTTCACATGACATACCATGCTTGCTTAAATAAAATAGAAACTTGTACCCTCTACCTCCCATGAAGGGATTGAGGGATACACCGCAGACCAAAAGACCTTTGGTCATTTATATTCACCTTAATCTTGAAAAAAAATGAATCGATCTGCCAGATTCTAACCTATAGTTGTACAGATATAGCTAGAATGTATTCCCCGAGCATTAATATATTCAAATAACTATAAAAACCTTCAGGGGGACACTGCTAAACCAGAGGCCTTTAGACATCTATTTTCAACATtattttaaaaaagaaaaaaaaattgatcTTTCAGATTCTGAATTATTGTTGTACAAATAGCAACATTGTATTACTCATGcataaattatattatataatcAAAAATAATGTGCAAGACACCGGCTTActgttacgtgctgattctca
The sequence above is drawn from the Apium graveolens cultivar Ventura chromosome 2, ASM990537v1, whole genome shotgun sequence genome and encodes:
- the LOC141706328 gene encoding protein VAPYRIN-LIKE-like; the encoded protein is MDRLVKLDIKEVNIIFNRNEICSTTFKLTNLMHTMAVAVSLTTTNPSVLSLTNPVSVLPPLSTSSFTLCLSQPLDYPPLSTPLDSLIVKSTILSTGKANQEAIQQLFSKPGLKIFKDAVVPITFVGLQVVEFLLSPSTKIDNAYVLSKAIKACDESQLCLLLRSAVKCGNCYFASTLIEAGADVNKCDLTKRSLMSLAVQSGKNDMLDLLIDSGYIVNNLVDRLLHEAAAMDRVDLMETLCLGYLDIDVNLVDLHGRTALHVAAIYGHVEVLQFLVSLGSNPDTADHHGWTPLHCASIAGHVEAAEFLLTCSVYVKYALTKEKQTAFALAVEKGHSELHDMLYLGDALQRAARIGDIHEIKRCLGEGAKVNGKDQNGWTPLHRAAFKGQTESVKVLLDHGANVDVIDNSGYTPLHRAVEAGHVAVALALIGHGAKANMKGLKGVVPLHLDSFKNHLSLVTPLCEERERA